In Hydrogenimonas thermophila, a genomic segment contains:
- the cas5 gene encoding CRISPR-associated protein Cas5: MIIGFQIRADYGHFSHPATIYSSLTYPVPPKTTVMGMLGAIAGVEDYLALNAMRYAVIVERLDGKRQFCFNGIKEALSQLNPAKGSGFTKGRKQFYRELLVNPHYRIYCDLSDVAQDFKERLVEILKSERSLYPLYMGINFCLAEYHFLGLFEAMKGKREEVWIDSMIPLSYDFEIEPNKQYTDVRMACTIAEGRIFGDFRDFLVETSGQSILCKNADFDEIDGRKIVWS; the protein is encoded by the coding sequence ATGATTATAGGCTTTCAGATTCGGGCTGATTACGGTCACTTTAGCCATCCAGCCACGATCTATAGCTCATTAACCTATCCTGTTCCGCCTAAAACCACAGTGATGGGAATGCTTGGTGCAATTGCAGGTGTAGAGGACTATTTAGCTCTTAATGCAATGCGTTATGCTGTGATTGTAGAGCGTTTGGATGGTAAACGACAATTCTGCTTTAATGGTATTAAAGAGGCTCTCTCTCAACTTAACCCAGCAAAGGGTAGTGGTTTTACAAAGGGGAGAAAACAGTTTTATCGTGAGCTTTTGGTAAACCCCCATTACCGAATCTATTGTGATTTGAGTGATGTTGCACAAGATTTTAAAGAGCGGTTGGTTGAAATTTTAAAAAGCGAACGTTCACTCTATCCACTCTATATGGGGATTAACTTCTGTTTGGCGGAGTACCACTTTTTAGGATTGTTTGAAGCGATGAAGGGAAAGAGAGAAGAGGTTTGGATCGACTCTATGATTCCTTTGTCGTATGATTTTGAGATAGAGCCTAATAAGCAATATACTGATGTACGTATGGCTTGTACCATTGCAGAAGGTCGGATTTTTGGTGATTTTAGAGACTTTTTAGTTGAGACAAGTGGGCAATCTATCCTTTGTAAAAATGCTGATTTTGATGAGATAGATGGCAGGAAGATTGTATGGAGCTAG
- the cas7b gene encoding type I-B CRISPR-associated protein Cas7/Csh2 translates to MSYAKQSEILFLWDGESWNPNGDMLNANAPRYDEISRKALVSDVRIKRTIRDFLESRGEEIFVKEEPYKDGLADGKRRVKSVVGDAKDVEKAILEKCIDVRAFGGVFPVEKQTNSLTGPIQFKMSKSINETEIVYVKGTGAFASKEGKENKTFREEYILPYAVFATYGVINALNSEKTNLSEEDVKKILEGLWLGTKNLISRSKFGQMPRFLFRIIYKEPGTYIGGLDNLIKLKSSKVAELEIRSTNDYSIDLSEIVKLTETYADKIASIEYVCDDYIDITPLPENWERKSFGI, encoded by the coding sequence ATGAGTTATGCAAAGCAGTCGGAGATACTTTTTCTTTGGGATGGTGAGAGTTGGAATCCAAACGGTGATATGCTAAATGCCAATGCACCCCGTTATGATGAGATCAGTCGTAAAGCACTTGTGAGCGATGTACGCATTAAGCGAACGATTCGAGACTTTTTAGAGAGTCGTGGAGAAGAGATTTTTGTAAAAGAAGAGCCTTATAAAGATGGTTTAGCAGATGGCAAACGTCGTGTTAAAAGTGTTGTTGGTGATGCAAAAGATGTAGAGAAGGCTATTTTAGAGAAGTGTATTGATGTGCGTGCTTTTGGTGGTGTTTTCCCTGTTGAAAAGCAGACCAATAGTTTGACAGGTCCTATCCAATTTAAAATGAGTAAGTCTATTAATGAGACTGAAATTGTTTATGTTAAGGGTACGGGTGCTTTTGCAAGTAAAGAGGGAAAAGAGAATAAAACATTTCGGGAAGAGTATATTTTACCCTATGCAGTTTTTGCAACTTATGGTGTGATTAATGCTTTAAACAGTGAAAAAACCAACTTAAGTGAAGAGGATGTGAAAAAGATTCTTGAGGGGCTTTGGCTTGGAACTAAGAATCTAATTTCTCGTAGTAAATTTGGGCAGATGCCAAGATTCCTTTTTCGTATTATCTATAAAGAGCCAGGAACCTATATTGGTGGGCTTGATAATCTTATTAAATTGAAGAGTTCAAAAGTTGCCGAACTTGAAATTCGTTCTACTAACGATTATAGTATCGATCTTAGTGAAATTGTTAAACTAACTGAAACGTATGCTGATAAGATTGCGTCGATTGAGTATGTTTGTGATGACTATATTGATATAACACCGCTTCCTGAAAATTGGGAGCGTAAATCGTTTGGTATTTAA